Sequence from the Sphingomicrobium clamense genome:
TCGGACGGCAGCGGCGACGAGCATCTCGTGCGATTCGGCCCCGACAGCGACTATGCGGCGCCCAACCTCAAGGCGCTGCTCGGCGACCCCAACCGCCTCAAGCTCTATCATTTCGCGCGCTTCGACATCGCGATCATGCAGGCCTATCTCGGCATCATGGCCGCGCCGGTCTATTGCACGCGCACCGCGAGCCGGCTGGTCCGCACCTATACCGACCGCCACGGCCTCAAGGAGTTGGTCAAGGAGCTTTTGAACGGCGACATCTCGAAGCAACAGCAGTCGAGCGACTGGGGCGGCCCGGAGCTCAATGACGCGCAGCGCGAATATGCCGCGAGCGACGTACGCTTCCTCCACCGACTCAAGGAAGAGCTCGACAGGCGCCTCGCCCGCGAGGGCCGCACCGAGCTTGCCCAATCCTGTTTCGACTTCCTTCCCGCCCGCGCGAGGCTCGACCTGGCGGGTTGGGACGAAGTCGACATTTTCGCGCATAGCTGATCCATGAGCGAAGCCGCCCGACGCGAACGCGCCGTCAAGCGGCAATGGGCGCTTCCCGACTCGCGCCACGACCGCGTCGTGCGGTTCATGCAAATCGGCCTGCCGATCATCGGCGTGCTCGTCATTATCGCGCTGCTCTTCGCGCCTTTGTCGAAAGAAGGCGAAGTCAGCTTCATCCTCGAGCCCGACGATGTCGACCAGGCCGAGGAACGGATGCGGGTCGAGCGCGCGCGCTACACCGGCGAGGATAATCGCGGGCGCCCCTTCACCATCGTCGCCAATCGCGCGGTGCAGGAAACCAGCGCGGTTCCGATCGTCGAGATTCGCGGCATGGCAGCGCGGCTGGACATGGAAGAAGGGCCGCTCACCATCCTCGCCCCGCACGGACGCTACGCGATCGAGGACAAGCAGGTTTTTATCGACGGGGCCGTGACGCTCGAAGGCCCCGAAGGCGCGATGCTCGAGGTCAACGACGTGCTCGTCGATATCGGCGAGAGGCGACTCGAAAGCGACGGCGCAGTCTCGGGACGGATGCGGCTCGGCAGCTTCACCGCGGGCAAATTGTCCGCCGACCTCGCCAGCCGCACGATTACACTTTCCGAAGGTGCAAGGTTGAAAATCGAGCAAGGTGCCGTCAGATGAGCAATATGCGTGCCAACCGCTTCATTCCGATGCTGATCGCCGGCGCCCTTGTCGCCGCGCTTCCCGCCGCTTCGGGCGCGCAGGACGCATCGATGCTGGGCGGGCACGATATCAACGCACCGGTCGATGTCGCCGCCGACCGGATCGAGGTCCAGGATCGCGCCGACCGCGCGGTGTTCATCGGCAATGTCGAAGTGCGCCAGGGCGGGCTGACCATGAACACGTCGCGCCTGCGCATCGCCTATGTGTCTGGTGGCGGGATTGACATCAAGCGGCTCGATGCGTCCGGCGGCGTGACCGTCGGAAGCGGTAGCGACACCGCGCGCGGTGACTTCGCCGTCTACGACCTCGACCGCAAGATCATCACGATGATGGGCAATGTCCGCCTCGCCCAGGGGCCCAACGAACTGTTCGGATCGCGCCTTACCATCGACCTCGACAGTGGTCGCGCGGTGATGGACGGCGGCCCCGCAGGCGTCGACCAGACGGGCGGGCGCGTGACGGGCCGCTTCACGGTGCCAACCCGCAACTGATGGCCGACTTCGACGAACTGGAGCGTACCGACCTCTCCGAAGTCCCCGACGTCGGAGATCACGGGCTGCAGGTCGTCTCGATCGCCAAGAGCTATGACAAGAAGGTCGTGCTGAGCGACGTGTCGATGTCGGTTGCGCGCGGCGAAGTGGTCGGGCTGCTCGGCCCCAACGGCGCGGGCAAGACGACCAGCTTCTACTCGGTCATGGGGCTGGTGAAGCCCGATGCCGGGCGCATCATCCTCGACAATCGCGACATTACCGGCCTGCCTATGTATCGCCGCGCGATCCTCGGGCTCGGCTATCTGCCGCAGGAGACCTCGATCTTTCGCGGGCTGACGGTCGAGCAGAATATCCTCTCGGTGCTCGAAGTGGTCGAACCCGACCGCGACGCGCGCGAAGAGCGGCTTGAGCAACTGCTCGACGAGTTCGGGCTGACCCGCTTGCGCAGTTCGAACGCGATGGCGCTGTCGGGGGGCGAACGTCGGCGCTGCGAGATTGCGCGCGCGCTGGCGGCGGACCCGTCCATCATGCTGCTCGACGAGCCGTTCGCGGGCATCGACCCCATTTCGATCTCCGACATTCGCGATCTCGTGAAGGACCTCAAGCAGCGCGACATCGGCGTGCTGATCACCGACCATAATGTGCGCGAGACGCTCGATATCGTCGACCGGGCCTGCATCATCTATGACGGCAAGGTCCTGTTCCAGGGCACGCCTCAGGCGCTGGTCGCCGACCCCGAAGTTCGCCGTCTCTACCTCGGCGAGAGCTTCGCGCTCTAGGGGGCTGGAATGGCGTTAGGGCCCGGACTCCAACTCCGCCAAAACCAGTCGCTGGTCATGACCCAGCAGCTGCAGCAGGCGATCAAGCTGCTCGCGCTGTCGACCACCGAGGTCGAGCAGGTCATCGCCGAAGAGCTGGCAAAGAACCCGCTACTCGAGGTCAAGCGCGACGATCGCGGCGAGCAGCAGAACGAAGACCGCGAATATGAGGCCGACGAGGGCGGCGACGATTATGCCGACACGCCCGACAGCGCGGAGGCGATCGGAGCGGGCGATGACGGCGTGCTCGATTATGACAGCACTGCCGCAGCGGCAGACAATGACAGTTTTTCCGACCTTGGCCTCCCCGCCGATCCGGGAGCCGAGGCGTTCGACTTCGACCGGCTGGAATATAAGGAGCACTCGCTCGCCGAGCATTTGCTTGCCCAGCTTCACGGGGCGAGCGGGCCGGTCGCGCAAGGGGCCGAAGCGATCATCCTCGCGCTCAAGGACACCGGCTATCTGGAAGTCGAGCTCGACCTATTGCTCGCGCATCTGATGCTCAGCTGCGAAGAGCAGGAGGAGGCGCTGGCGCTGGTCCAGTCGCTCGATCCGCCGGGGGTGGGTGCGCGCAGCCTTGCCGAATGTCTCGCGCTGCAGGCCAAGGCAGCCGACCGCTACGACCCGTGCATGGAACGGTTGATCCAGAATCTCGACCTGGTGGCGAAGGGGCGGACCAAGGATCTGATGCGCATCTGCAATGTCGACGAGGAGGACCTTGCCGACATGATCCGCGAGCTGCGCAGCTACGACCCCAAACCCGGCTGCACCTATGCCGAGGCGCCCGCCGAAGCGATCACCCCCGACGTGGTGGTGACCCGGACCAAGGATGGCTGGGACGTGCAGCTCAACCCCGATGCGCTGCCCCGCGTGCTGGTCAATCGCGACTATCACGCGCAGCTGAAGGCGGGGCCGCAGGACAAGGCGTCGAAGGCGTGGCTGTCGGACAATCTGGCGAACGCCAACTGGCTGGTAAAGGCGCTCGACCAGCGCGCGCAGACGATCACCAAGGTGGCGATGGAGATCGTCAAGCAGCAACAGGGATTCTTCGAAAAGGGCGTGTCGGCGTTGAAGCCGATGACGCTGTCGAAAGTGGCCGAGGCGGTCGAGGTGCACGAGAGCACGGTCAGCCGCGTGACGACGGCGAAATATCTGATCTGCGAGCGCGGAACGTTCGAGCTCAAATATTTCTTCGGGTCGGGCGTAGGCTTGGCCGACAGCGATGAGGGCGTCGCGGCGGAGGCGGTGAAGGCGGCGATCAAAAAGCTGATCGACGAGGAGGACAAGATCCTGTCGGACGATGCGCTGGTCAAATTGCTCAAGGCGCAGGGTTTCGATCTCGCCCGGCGCACGGTTGCGAAATATCGCGAGGCGATGGGGATCGGGAGCAGCGTCCAACGGCGACGCCAGCGCAAGCTGGAAGGGCGTTAGAAGTTCAGGCGGGCCCAGACCGGCAGGTGGTCGCTGGCTTTCTTGGCGGTATGGCTGGCGTGGACGCCGGCTTCGACGACCTCGATGCCGCGGTCGATGAGGATGCGGTCGAGATTGGCGACGGGGCGGCGGCTGTGGAAGCTCGGGCCGCAGGCGACCGCAGAGAAACGCTCTCCGAAATGGTCGAGGCAGCCGCCCTCGCGCCACTCGTTGGTGTCGCCCATCAGGACGGTCGGCATCGCGTCGTGGCGGGCCTCGACATGGGCGAGGATGCGGCGCGCCTGTCGCTTGCGCCACATGCCGGTGAGGTCGAGATGCATGCCGATGACGCGCAGCTGTCGCCCGTCGTCGAACTCGAGCTCGGCCATCACCGCACCGCGCGGCTCGAGCGTGGGCAGGTCGAGCGCGGCGCGGTCGAGCACCTTGGTCCCGCGCTTTACGAGGATGGCGTTGCCGTGCCAGCCGAGATTGCGCGTATCGAGCCGCTCCATGAAGTTGCGGGTCACCGGATGATCGGGCACGCGGTCGAGCAGTTTGGGATGCGACACGTCGAAATCGATCGCGTCGAACAGGCCGTGATCGTCAATCAGTCCGTGGGGGATCGCCGACGCACGGGTGCCCACGCGCTTGTCCGCCTCCTGCAAGGCAACGACGTGCGGGTCGATCTCGGCCAGCACGTCGAGCACCCGATCGGGCCGCCGCTTGCGGTCGGTCCCGATCGCCTTGCGGATGTTGAAGGAGGCAACGGTGAGGGTCATCCCTGAGCCAACCCGCCGCCTCTCCTGCCGTTCCGCCTAGACGTCGAGGTTGGCGACGTTGAGCGCGTTGTCCTGGATGAATTCGCGGCGGGGTTCGACGACGTCGCCCATGAGGCGGGTGAAGATCTCGTCCGCGACGTCGGCCTGGTCGACTTCGACCTGCAGGAGCGAGCGGTTTTCCTTGTCGAGCGTGGTTTCCCACAGCTGGTCCGCATTCATCTCGCCCAGCCCCTTGTAGCGCTGGATCGAGAGGCCCTTGCGGCCCGCGGCGAGCACGGCGTCGAGCAGGCTGGTGGGTCCGGTGACCATTACCGCCTTCCTGTTCTCGGCCTCCTCGCCATCGGCGCGGAGCGACTTCAACGTGCCCGGCGTCGCGTAGGACGAGGCCTGTTCGCTCGCCAGCTTGTGGAGCTTGCGCGCTTCGGCGGAGACGATGAAATTGGGGCCGACCAGCATGGCGTCGGTGACCCCGCGCCATTCGCGGCGGAAGACGTAGCCGCCATCCTCACCCACTTCGCCCGACCATTTGGCTTCGAGATCGTCGAGCCCCATCCACTTGGCGGTCTTCTCGGCGGCGGCAGCCTTGCCCTTGGCGTCGAGCTCGGGATCGAGCGCGCCGTTGAGCGCGAGCGCCTCGACCAGCGCAGGATCATATTTCTTGGGCGCGTAGGCCATCAGCGAGCGGAAACGACGCGCATGCTCGATCAGCGAGCGCAGGTCGGCGCCGGTGCGCTCGCCCTCGGCACTGTCGAGCAACAGGCCGTCGAGCCCGGCATCGATGAGATATTCGTCGAGCGCGGCGTCGTCCTTGAGATAGACTTCGCTGCGACCGCGCGCGACTTTGTAGAGCGGCGGCTGCGCGATGTAGAGATGGCCGGCTTCGACCAGCTCGGGCATCTGGCGATAGAAAAAGGTGAGCAGCAGGGTGCGGATGTGCGCGCCGTCGACGTCGGCGTCGGTCATGATCACGATCTTGTGATAGCGCAGCTTCTCGAGGTCGAATTCCTCACGCCCGATCCCGGTGCCGAGCGCCTGGATCATAGTCCCGATTTCCTTCGACGACAGCATGCGATCGAAGCGCGCGCGTTCGACGTTCAAGATTTTACCCTTGAGCGGCAGGATCGCTTGCGTCTTGCGGTCGCGGCCCTGCTTGGCCGAGCCGCCGGCCGAGTCACCCTCGACCAGGAAGAGTTCGGCCTTGCTCGGATCGCGTTCCTGGCAATCGGCGAGCTTGCCCGGCAGCGAAGCGACGGTCATCGCGCCCTTGCGGGTCATCTCACGCGCCTTGCGCGCCGCCTCACGCGCGGCAGCAGCGTCGATGATCTTCTGGACGATCTGCTTGGCCTCGCCCGGATTTTCCTCGAGCCACTCGTTGAGCTTGTCGGCGATCAGGCTTTCCAGCGGCTGGCGCACTTCGGAGCTGACCAGCTTGTCCTTGGTTTGCGAGCTGAACTTGGGGTCGGGCAGCTTGACGCTGACGATGGCGGTCAGGCCTTCGCGCATGTCGTCGCCGGTGAGCGAGACCTTCTGCTTTTTCAGCAGCCCACTCTTCTCCGCATAAGCATTGAGCGTACGCGTCAGCGCCGAGCGGAAGGCCGACATGTGCGTGCCGCCGTCGCGCTGCGGGATGTTGTTGGTGAAGGCGAGGACGTTCTCGTAATAGCTGTCGTTCCACTCCAGCGCGACCTCGATGCCGATATCGTCGCGCTGCCCGGTGATCGCGATCGGATCGGGCATCAGCGCGGTCTTGGCGCGGTCGAGATATTGCACGAAGGCGGCAATCCCGCCCTCGTAATACATTTCGGTCTCGACCGGCTCGTCATGACGCGCGTCGACCAGGATGATGCGCACGCCCGAGTTTAGAAAGGCGAGTTCGCGGAAGCGGTGCTCGAGCCGCTCGAAATCGAATTCGACCGTCTTGAAGGTCTCGGCGCTGGGCATGAAGGTCACCTTGGTGCCCTTGCGCCCTTCGGCATCGCCGACGACGCGCAGCGATTCCACGGCATTGCCGTGCTCGAAGCGCATCCAATGTTCCTTGCCGTCGCGCCAAATGGTCAGCTCAAGCCACTCGGACAGCGCGTTGACGACCGACACGCCCACACCGTGGAGGCCGCCCGACACCTTGTAGGCGTTTTCGTCCGACGTGTTTTCGAATTTCCCACCCGCATGGAGCTGGGTCATGATGACCTCGGCCGCGCTGACGCCCTCTTCCTTGTGCATGTCGACAGGAATGCCGCGGCCATTATCCTCGACGCTGCACGAACCGTCGGCATTGAGCGTGATCAGCACGCGGTCGCAATGGCCCGCGAGCGCCTCGTCGATGGCGTTGTCGGACACTTCGAACACCATGTGGTGGAGGCCCGATCCGTCGTCGGTATCGCCGATATACATGCCTGGCCGCTTGCGCACCGCGTCGAGGCCCTTGAGGACCTTGATGCTGTCGGCGCCGTATTGGTTCTTGTTCGCTTCTTCTGCCATCGAGTTTTTGCTTATTTTTCCGTGGGTTGATGGAATGTTCGCTGTCAGGAGAGCGCGCGCGCAAGCCCCGGGATCGGGGCAGCGGCGGGGACGGCGATTTTCATGCTGATTTTATGGCATTTTTGGCCCCCGAAACCAAGCATTTTGGCCCATTTTTTTGGCCTTTCTTCCGACGCCCCGCGGGTCCTTTTGCAGGCCTCCCGCGTTGGGCGGGAAAATCACGGAAAAAGGAGGCTGGATGCCGCGCTGGCAATGGATGTTGAGAGAGGTGTTTTCGCGCATCTGGTTTCGTGCGGCCCTGATCGCACTGCTCTCGGTTGTGCTGGCCCTCGCCGCCGCCGGGATCGCGCCGATCATCCCCTACGAGCTCAGCCTCAAGATCGGCGCCAATGCCGCGGACAATATCCTCACCATCCTTGCGTCCTCGATGCTGGCGGTCACGACCTTTTCGCTGACCGCAATGGTCACAGCCTTTTCGGGCGCCGCGCAGTTGGGGACGCCGCGTGCGACGGAGTTGCTGATCGAGGACAAGACGGCGCAGAACGCGCTCTCAACCTTCCTCGGCGGCTTCCTGTTCGCAATCGTCGGGATCATCGCGCTTTCGACCGGGCTCTACGGCGAGCAGGGGCGCGCGATCCTGTTGATCGGTACCATCCTCATGATCGCGTGGATCGTGCTCACTTTGCTACGCTGGATCGGAAAGCTCGCGCATTTCGGACGGCTGGGCGACACGATCACGCGGGTCGAGGACAAGGCCGCGACCGCGCTCGAAAACTATCCGGGACCGCGCATCGTGGCGGGGCGCTCCGACTTCGAAGTGCCTACCAAGGCGACCTTCGTGACCGCGCACGAAACGGGCTATGTCGCGCATGTCGACCGGAAAACGCTGTCCGAGATCGCGCAGGCCGCAGAGACGACGCTGACGCTGGCGGGGTCGGCGGGGCACCTTGCCGGCTCGGGCCAGCCGCTGGCCTGGGCGAGCGAGGGTGCCGAAATCGACAAGGCAGAGGTCCGCAGGCAATTCTTCATCCGCCGTGCGCGCGACCTCGACCAGGATCCGCGTTTCGGCATGGTCGTTCTCTCGGAAATCGCGTCGCGCGCGCTGTCGCGCGCGGTCAACGACCCCGGGACGGCAATCGCGGTCCTGATCTCCGCCGAACGCGTCCTCGATCGCTTTCTCGACCAGCAGGGCGAGTATGAACCGCTCGAAGGGCTGGTCGACCACCCTCTGTCGCTGGAGGAACTGGTCGAAGACATCGTCCTGCCCATCTCGCGCGATGGCGCGGGGCTGGTCGAGGTCGGCATCCATTTGCAGAAAATGCTCGGCGGGCTTGCGCGCAAGTTTCCGGGCGCGCGTCACGCCATGGCAAAAATCGCCGCGGAAGCCCGTGACCGGGCCGCCGCAGCGATTTCATCCGACTATGATCGTGACCGGCTGGACAAGGCGCATCGCAGCGCCTTCCCCAAACCGGCCTAGCCGCGCGCCGCGTTGGGCTTGCGCCGATTGAAGCGGCGCTTGGGCTGACCGCCTGGCTTGCCGCCCTTTTTCGGACCCTGGCCGCGATGACCGGTCTGCTTGATCGCGTGCGCCGGCTTCTTGCGGCGGCGCGGCGGGCGCGGACCACGACGATCGTCACGACCGTCCTTGCGGCTGTCTTCGCGGATTTCGGGCATCGCGGCGATCGCCTGCACCGAGGCATTGAAATTCTCGGGCAGCGGCGCGACGCCGATGCGCTGCTTGATCAGCTTCTCGATGTCCTTGAGGTAAGGCCGTTCGTCCTGGTCGCAGAAGCTGTAGGCCACCCCTTCGCGGCCAGCACGCGCGGTCCGGCCGATGCGGTGGACATATTGCTCGGGCACGTTGGGCAGGTCGAAATTGACGACGTGGCTGACGCCCGGAATGTCGATCCCGCGCGCCGCGATGTCGGTCGCGACGAGGATGCGGATGTCGCCGCGGCGGAAGGCCTCGAGCGCACGCGTGCGCTGCGCCTGGCTCTTGTTGCCGTGGATGGCGACGGCCTCGATCCCCGCACCCTTGAGGCGACGGACGATGCGGTCGCAGCCATGCTTGGTGCGCGAGAAGACGAGGCTGAGGTCGATCTGCTCGTGCTGGAAGAAGAGGGTCAGCAGCGCCTGCTTTTCCTTCTGGTTGACGAAGGTGACGGCCTGGCTGACCTTTTCCGCGGTCGAGGAAACCGGGGTTACCGAAATCTCGACCGGGCGCGTGCAGAAACGATCCGCGAGCTGGCGGATGTTGCGCGGCATGGTGGCCGAGAAGAACAGCGTCTGGCGCTTTTCGGGGACAATTTTCACGACCCGTTTGAGGTCGTGGATAAAGCCGAGGTCGAGCATCTGGTCGGCCTCGTCGAGGACGAGGATTTCGACGCCCGAGAGGTCGAGCGCGCGCTGGTCGACGAGGTCGAGCAGGCGGCCCGGGGTCGCGACGAGAATGTCGAGACCGCGGCTGACTTCACGGATCGAGCGGGGCACCGGAATGCCGCCGAAGACGACACCAACGCGCACGTGCTGGCCCTGCGCATAGGCGCGGGCGCTGTCGGCGATCTGCGAGGCGAGTTCGCGCGTCGGCGCGAGCACTAGCATGCGGGCGCGGCCGGGCACGAGGCGCTGCGGCGCGCTGTCGACAAGGCGCTGGATCGAGGGCAGTACGAACGCTGCGGTCTTGCCGGTCCCGGTCTGGGCAATGCCGAGCAGGTCCTTGCCTTCAAGCACCGGCGGAATGGCCTGTGCCTGGATCGGCGTCGGCGTGTCATAATCGCGCGCATCAAGCGCGGCGAGCAGGGGCAGCGAAAGCCCCAGGTCTGCGAATTTCATGTGAATAATATCCTGTAGCGGGCGGCGCGGACACTCCGCGTCGCCTGAAATTTCGTGGGGATTTGAACCCCGCGTGATGAGAGGGCCAGTGATTGGCGGGGGCGCGCTGGGCGCTCCTCTTGGGAGCATCACGCCGCTGGTCGGCGCGCCGATGTTGCAGTGCGATATAGGGCAAAACTCATGAATTACCAGTGAATTCGCGGATTTGCCCTTCTCTGAGGTGGAAATGGACGCCCGAAACGCCCTCGAACAGTGCCGGTTCGGTACCGGTCATCCACACCTGTCCGCGGCCTTCGAGACGGCGGTAGAGCGCCGTGCGGCGCGCGGGATCGAGATGCGCGGCGACCTCGTCGAGCAGCAGGATCGGGGCGAGGCCGCGACGCTCGGCCACCAGCTCGCCGTGGGCGAGAACGAGGCCGAGGAGCAGCGCTTTCTGTTCGCCGGTGGAGGAGAGGTTGGCGGGCTGGTTCTTCTCGAGATGGGTAACGTCGAGATCCTGTCGGTGGGGACCGACGAGCGTGCGCCCTGCCCGTCCGTCGCGGCCGCGTGAGGCACGTAGCTGTCCAGCCAAGTCTCCGTCCTCGTAGCCGGTAAGGGCGAGGCCGGCTTTGGGGAAGTTGCCGTCGGGCGAACCTGCGATGGCCTCGGTGAGCGCATCGACCGTGCGCAGGCGCGCGTCGTGGAGCGCTTCGCCATGCTCGGCCATCGCCTTTTCGAGGCTACCGAGCCATTCGGCATCGGCGGTTTCCGGCTCTGCAAGCAGCTTGTTGCGCGAGCGCATCGCCGCTTCGTAGCGAGTGGCGTGGTGGCCGTGGCCCGGCTCCAGCGCAAGCGCCAGCCGGTCGAGAAACGCCCGCCGCGCCGCCTTGCTGTCGGCGAACAGGCGATCCATCGCCGGGGTCAGCCAGAGGATAGCGAGCCGTTCGCCCAGTTCCGAGAGCGGGGCCGTCGCGCCTTCGATCCGGAGCTGCCGTCGATCGGGCGCGGCCGCAAACGTGCCGGTGCCGATGTCGGTGCCGTCCTCGAGCCGCGCAGCGACCGCAAACCCGCCCGGCCCTGCCTGCCTCGCCATATCCCGCAGCGCAGCGCGGCGCAGGCCACGGCCTGGCGCCATCAGCGAGACGGCTTCGAGAATGTTGGTTTTCCCCGCCCCGTTCTCACCCGACAGCATGACGAACCCCGGCGCGAGGTCGAGCGACAGGTCGGCATGATTGCGAAAATCGGTGAGCGAAAGGCGAGCGAGCGAGGTCACGAAACGTGACTAGCGCGGCTGTAGTGCGGTGGGAAGCGCGGTGGGTGCAAGGGCGGCCTTGCACGGTGTTGCTACGCAACGCCTTCGGCTCCAGACGGGTTCGCTGCGCGACCCGCTGGCCGGTCTGCGCCATCTCTTCGCCTAAGCTGCGCTCGCTTTGCTCCGCTTCGCTTACGCTCGGTGGCTTAGACCCTCATGGGCATCAAGACATAAAGAGCCTGGCTCTGATCGTTCTCACGCAGGAGCGTCGGGGCGGCGGCGTCCGCGAGGTGGACCTCGACGCTGTCGCCTTCGATCTCGTGGAGGATGTCCATGAGGTAGCGGGCGTTGAATCCGATTTCGAGTTGGTCGCTGCCGTAGCTGGCGGGGACTTCCTCTACCGCGAGGCCGTTCTCGGGGCTGGTCACCGACAGGGTGATCTTGTCCGCATCGACCGCCATCTTGACCGCCCGGGTCTTTTCGCTGGCGATGGTGGCGACGCGATCGACGCCGTCCATGAAGCTCTTCGGGTCGACCTTCAGGAGCTTGTCGTTGCCGGTCGGGATGACGCGGTTATAGTCGGGGAAGGTGCCGTCGATCAGCTTGCTGGTCAGCACCGCCGAACCGAGCCCGAAGCGGACTTTGGCGCCTGATAGCGAGACCTCGACCGTGCCCTCGACCTCGTCGAGCAGCTTGCGCAGCTCGCCGACGCATTTCTTCGGCACGATGATGTCAGGCATGCCGTCTGCGCCCTCGGGCTTCTCCACCGTGACGCGCGCGAGGCGGTGACCGTCGGTCGCCGCAGCCTTCAATTTGTCGTCGGCGACGTGGAAGAAAATGCCCATCAAATAGTAGCGCGTTTCCTCGCTCGAGATGGCGAAGCGCGTCTTGTCGATGATCTGGCGCAGCGTGGCGGCGGGCAATTCGAAGCGGGTCGGCAGCTCGCCCTCGGCGATGACCGGGAAATCGTCGCGCGGGAGCGTCTGGAGATTGAAGCGCGCGCGGCCCGCGACGACTTCCATCTTGCCCTCTGCGGCGCTCAGCTGGACCTGG
This genomic interval carries:
- a CDS encoding DEAD/DEAH box helicase produces the protein MKFADLGLSLPLLAALDARDYDTPTPIQAQAIPPVLEGKDLLGIAQTGTGKTAAFVLPSIQRLVDSAPQRLVPGRARMLVLAPTRELASQIADSARAYAQGQHVRVGVVFGGIPVPRSIREVSRGLDILVATPGRLLDLVDQRALDLSGVEILVLDEADQMLDLGFIHDLKRVVKIVPEKRQTLFFSATMPRNIRQLADRFCTRPVEISVTPVSSTAEKVSQAVTFVNQKEKQALLTLFFQHEQIDLSLVFSRTKHGCDRIVRRLKGAGIEAVAIHGNKSQAQRTRALEAFRRGDIRILVATDIAARGIDIPGVSHVVNFDLPNVPEQYVHRIGRTARAGREGVAYSFCDQDERPYLKDIEKLIKQRIGVAPLPENFNASVQAIAAMPEIREDSRKDGRDDRRGPRPPRRRKKPAHAIKQTGHRGQGPKKGGKPGGQPKRRFNRRKPNAARG
- the recF gene encoding DNA replication/repair protein RecF (All proteins in this family for which functions are known are DNA-binding proteins that assist the filamentation of RecA onto DNA for the initiation of recombination or recombinational repair.); protein product: MTSLARLSLTDFRNHADLSLDLAPGFVMLSGENGAGKTNILEAVSLMAPGRGLRRAALRDMARQAGPGGFAVAARLEDGTDIGTGTFAAAPDRRQLRIEGATAPLSELGERLAILWLTPAMDRLFADSKAARRAFLDRLALALEPGHGHHATRYEAAMRSRNKLLAEPETADAEWLGSLEKAMAEHGEALHDARLRTVDALTEAIAGSPDGNFPKAGLALTGYEDGDLAGQLRASRGRDGRAGRTLVGPHRQDLDVTHLEKNQPANLSSTGEQKALLLGLVLAHGELVAERRGLAPILLLDEVAAHLDPARRTALYRRLEGRGQVWMTGTEPALFEGVSGVHFHLREGQIREFTGNS
- the dnaN gene encoding DNA polymerase III subunit beta; translated protein: MKATLERAVLLKSLGHVQSVVERRNTIPILSNVLLEAGEDGSLRLMATDLDLQVDERVEADVSQAGATTVPAHTFFDIVRKLPEGSQVQLSAAEGKMEVVAGRARFNLQTLPRDDFPVIAEGELPTRFELPAATLRQIIDKTRFAISSEETRYYLMGIFFHVADDKLKAAATDGHRLARVTVEKPEGADGMPDIIVPKKCVGELRKLLDEVEGTVEVSLSGAKVRFGLGSAVLTSKLIDGTFPDYNRVIPTGNDKLLKVDPKSFMDGVDRVATIASEKTRAVKMAVDADKITLSVTSPENGLAVEEVPASYGSDQLEIGFNARYLMDILHEIEGDSVEVHLADAAAPTLLRENDQSQALYVLMPMRV